One Lactobacillus sp. CBA3606 DNA segment encodes these proteins:
- a CDS encoding dihydrofolate reductase, with translation MLALIWAQAANGVIGKAGQLPWHLPADLKRFKTLTLHHPIVMGRKTFAGFKRPLPYRQNIVLSHQPLILPAGVQQFKQLDELWALIAQQPDELVFVIGGSTVFEAVLPRADRLYRTMINQDFTGDTWMPAIDYTQWQLTTQTPGIATAAVPYTYSFDEFNRR, from the coding sequence ATGCTAGCTTTGATTTGGGCCCAAGCGGCCAACGGTGTGATCGGGAAAGCGGGTCAATTACCTTGGCACTTACCAGCTGATCTCAAACGTTTTAAGACGTTAACTTTGCATCATCCGATTGTTATGGGACGTAAGACTTTTGCCGGGTTTAAACGACCGTTACCCTACCGACAAAACATTGTGTTATCACATCAACCCCTTATCTTACCGGCGGGCGTTCAGCAATTCAAGCAACTTGATGAGTTATGGGCGTTGATTGCGCAGCAGCCGGATGAATTAGTGTTCGTGATTGGTGGGAGTACCGTTTTTGAAGCGGTCTTACCACGCGCCGATCGTTTGTACCGGACGATGATTAACCAGGATTTTACTGGCGATACATGGATGCCGGCGATTGATTATACGCAGTGGCAGTTAACCACGCAAACACCGGGGATTGCAACTGCTGCAGTACCATACACCTATAGTTTTGATGAGTTTAACCGGCGATGA
- a CDS encoding thymidylate synthase, whose translation MLEDSYLNLARDILAHGTYKDDRTGTGTYSLFGYQMRFDLAAGFPLLTTKKVPFGLIKSELLWFLHGDTNIQYLLQHHNHIWDEWAFKNWVTSPAYQGPDMTDFEHRRLTDPDFKPRYQAQMHAFDQQILTDDQFAAQYGNLGDVYGAQWRHWQTRTGSTIDQIANVIEMIKTHPDSRRLIVSAWNPEDVPSMALPPCHTLFQFYVADGKLSCQLYQRSGDVFLGVPFNIASYALLTHLVAQATGLQVGEFVHTLGDAHLYTNHLDQIKLQLTRTPKPAPQLQLSGHPESIFDYQMQDIQLVGYDPAPAIKAPVAI comes from the coding sequence ATGTTAGAAGATAGTTATTTAAACTTAGCGCGCGATATTTTAGCGCATGGGACCTATAAAGATGATCGGACTGGGACTGGGACTTATAGTCTGTTTGGCTATCAAATGCGCTTTGATTTAGCCGCAGGATTTCCGTTGTTAACGACTAAAAAAGTCCCCTTTGGCTTGATTAAGAGTGAGTTGTTGTGGTTTTTACACGGCGATACGAATATTCAATATTTGTTGCAACATCATAACCATATTTGGGATGAATGGGCGTTTAAGAATTGGGTCACGAGTCCAGCTTATCAGGGGCCGGATATGACCGATTTTGAACATCGGCGCTTAACGGATCCAGATTTCAAACCACGCTATCAAGCACAAATGCACGCTTTTGATCAGCAAATTTTAACGGATGATCAGTTTGCGGCGCAGTATGGAAATTTAGGTGATGTCTATGGTGCTCAGTGGCGTCATTGGCAGACCCGAACTGGTTCAACGATTGATCAGATTGCTAATGTTATTGAGATGATTAAAACCCACCCAGACTCACGGCGGTTGATTGTATCGGCTTGGAATCCAGAAGATGTGCCTAGTATGGCCTTACCACCATGTCACACGTTGTTTCAATTTTACGTGGCGGATGGCAAGTTAAGCTGTCAACTTTATCAGCGTTCTGGTGATGTCTTTTTAGGCGTTCCCTTTAATATTGCAAGTTATGCGTTACTGACGCATTTAGTCGCCCAGGCGACTGGCTTACAAGTCGGTGAATTCGTGCATACCTTGGGCGATGCCCATCTGTATACGAATCATTTAGATCAAATCAAGTTGCAGTTAACCCGAACGCCCAAACCAGCGCCACAGTTACAATTGAGTGGTCATCCTGAAAGTATTTTTGATTATCAAATGCAAGATATTCAGTTAGTTGGTTATGATCCCGCACCGGCGATTAAAGCGCCGGTTGCGATTTAG
- a CDS encoding ABC-F family ATP-binding cassette domain-containing protein → MQTLRAENLTRTYGEKTLFDDISFIINEHDRIGVIGVNGSGKTSLLDVLAGITAPEAGQLVQPKNYEIGYLKQQPELDETLTALDAVLAGSQQIFKTIRHYEATLAAYGQTPEDPTAQQAYLDAETKMNQADAWTTENDVKTILTQLHITDLTQVVKTMSGGQRKRVGLAQVLIQSPDLLLLDEPTNHLDFDSIEWLEAYLAAYKGALMVVTHDRYFLDQVANQMFELSFGSLYKYTGNYQDYVQAKAERVARDVTAEHKQQQLYKQELAWMRAGAPARSTKQQGRINRFNDLKDNLNTLQVDDDVDISLGQQRLGKKVIEVKAANLKFDQQTILNDFSILIQANDRIGITGLNGAGKSSLLNVIAGRLPLDSGTVTIGETVKLGYYTQQTEPIPGDKRMINYLQDVGENVLNKQGERVSVTELLEEFLFPRAMHGTLIRKLSGGEKRRLYLLKLLMQQPNVLLLDEPTNDLDIGTLTVLENYLASFAGTVITVSHDRYFLDKVGTELLIFEGNGKIDRYAGRFSSYLKDQKAALKPANAAVKTPPVTATPTTKPKTKVKLTYAEQLEYEKIEGKIETLDSHKTEIEQAMADNASDYGQLAALQKELTTTEQTIDEQMDRWDYLSQYAEA, encoded by the coding sequence ATGCAAACATTGAGAGCAGAAAATCTGACCCGAACTTATGGTGAGAAGACGTTATTTGATGATATTTCATTTATCATTAATGAACATGATCGGATTGGCGTGATTGGCGTCAATGGTTCTGGTAAGACCAGCTTATTGGATGTTTTAGCTGGGATCACTGCACCAGAAGCTGGTCAATTAGTCCAGCCCAAAAATTATGAAATTGGTTATTTAAAGCAGCAACCAGAATTAGATGAAACCTTAACGGCCTTAGATGCTGTGTTGGCTGGGAGTCAACAAATTTTTAAAACGATTCGACATTACGAAGCGACCCTGGCGGCCTATGGGCAAACCCCAGAAGATCCCACTGCGCAGCAGGCCTATTTAGACGCCGAAACGAAGATGAATCAAGCGGATGCTTGGACGACCGAAAATGATGTTAAAACCATCTTAACGCAATTGCATATTACGGATTTAACGCAAGTGGTTAAGACCATGTCCGGTGGGCAACGGAAGCGAGTCGGATTGGCCCAAGTTCTAATACAGTCGCCTGATTTATTGTTACTTGATGAACCAACCAACCACTTGGATTTTGACTCGATTGAATGGTTAGAAGCCTATTTAGCCGCTTATAAAGGGGCTTTAATGGTCGTGACCCATGATCGGTACTTCTTAGACCAAGTGGCTAATCAGATGTTTGAATTGTCCTTTGGGTCACTTTATAAGTACACCGGGAACTATCAAGATTATGTCCAAGCTAAAGCCGAACGGGTGGCCCGTGACGTGACTGCGGAACATAAGCAACAGCAGCTGTACAAGCAAGAACTAGCATGGATGCGAGCTGGTGCCCCGGCCCGAAGTACCAAGCAACAAGGCCGGATTAACCGGTTTAATGATTTAAAAGATAATCTGAATACCTTACAAGTTGATGATGATGTGGATATTTCGTTAGGGCAACAACGATTAGGTAAAAAGGTCATCGAAGTTAAAGCCGCCAACTTAAAATTTGATCAGCAGACGATTTTAAACGATTTCTCCATCTTGATTCAAGCTAATGACCGTATTGGGATTACTGGTTTGAATGGTGCGGGAAAGTCGAGCTTGCTCAATGTGATTGCAGGCCGTTTGCCGTTAGATTCAGGGACCGTGACGATTGGTGAAACGGTCAAGTTAGGTTATTACACCCAGCAGACAGAACCTATTCCAGGTGATAAACGGATGATTAATTACTTGCAAGATGTCGGGGAGAATGTACTCAATAAGCAAGGTGAACGGGTTTCAGTGACTGAATTATTAGAAGAGTTTCTCTTTCCACGCGCCATGCATGGGACGTTGATTCGGAAACTGTCAGGTGGTGAAAAACGCCGGTTGTATCTATTGAAATTGTTGATGCAACAACCAAACGTGTTATTACTCGATGAACCAACGAATGACTTGGATATTGGGACGTTGACAGTGCTCGAAAATTACCTCGCTTCGTTTGCCGGAACGGTCATTACCGTCTCACATGATCGTTATTTCTTGGATAAAGTCGGCACTGAATTATTGATTTTTGAAGGAAATGGCAAGATTGATCGCTATGCTGGTCGTTTCTCAAGCTATTTGAAAGATCAAAAAGCAGCTTTAAAGCCAGCTAATGCGGCAGTCAAAACGCCACCGGTTACCGCAACGCCAACGACTAAGCCCAAGACCAAAGTTAAGTTAACGTATGCTGAACAATTAGAGTATGAAAAAATTGAGGGTAAGATTGAAACCCTAGATAGCCATAAAACCGAAATTGAGCAAGCTATGGCCGATAATGCCAGTGATTATGGACAATTAGCAGCGTTACAAAAAGAATTGACGACGACGGAACAAACAATTGATGAACAGATGGATCGATGGGATTATCTAAGCCAATACGCTGAGGCATGA
- a CDS encoding DegV family protein gives MTKIKIVTDSSANLTDAEIQKYDITVIPLSVMIDGTIYVEDETITRDEFIQKMASAKSLPKTSQPALGTFIETFDRLGADGASVVCINMLEAISGTVHTAEQAASITKTDVTVIDARTTDRAMAFQVLNAAKLAQTGADKAAVVDQVHATQAHTKLFMGVMTLNNLVAGGRISRLTGAISTLLNVKIALEVDDGSLDVKMKGRGVKAINKFFDKVIEDIIQTPNVVEVAISHVGATERVETYRERLQAAIPSLKVSVQPTVPIIATHGGPGAFAVEYHTQTLA, from the coding sequence ATGACGAAAATCAAGATTGTGACCGATTCTTCGGCAAATTTAACAGATGCCGAGATTCAAAAATACGATATTACCGTGATTCCGTTGTCCGTCATGATCGATGGCACAATTTATGTTGAAGATGAAACCATTACGCGTGACGAGTTCATCCAAAAGATGGCGAGCGCTAAATCTCTCCCTAAAACGAGTCAACCAGCTTTAGGAACGTTCATCGAAACGTTTGATCGCCTCGGTGCGGATGGCGCTAGTGTGGTTTGTATCAACATGTTGGAAGCTATTTCGGGGACCGTGCACACAGCGGAACAGGCGGCTTCAATTACCAAAACCGATGTGACTGTGATTGATGCTCGTACCACTGATCGGGCAATGGCCTTTCAAGTTTTAAATGCGGCTAAGTTAGCGCAAACTGGGGCAGATAAGGCAGCCGTGGTTGATCAAGTTCATGCCACCCAAGCACATACTAAATTATTCATGGGCGTGATGACGCTCAATAATTTAGTTGCTGGCGGGCGTATCAGTCGTTTGACGGGGGCCATCAGTACCTTACTAAACGTCAAAATTGCGTTGGAAGTTGATGATGGGTCGTTAGACGTTAAGATGAAGGGTCGCGGCGTTAAAGCGATTAATAAATTTTTTGATAAGGTAATCGAAGATATCATTCAGACCCCGAATGTTGTTGAAGTTGCCATTTCACATGTTGGCGCTACAGAACGGGTGGAAACTTATCGGGAACGCCTGCAAGCGGCTATTCCAAGCTTGAAGGTTAGTGTGCAACCAACCGTACCGATTATTGCGACCCATGGTGGTCCAGGTGCGTTTGCCGTGGAATACCACACGCAGACCTTAGCTTAA